A genome region from Triticum aestivum cultivar Chinese Spring chromosome 2B, IWGSC CS RefSeq v2.1, whole genome shotgun sequence includes the following:
- the LOC123041411 gene encoding uncharacterized protein, giving the protein MDGMDFLAGMGMNEEDLMTMVFEKNVAELREDTFDGSEEERQIFEEIFGCGQNTSQPGASKTSSAPSGSASSGKMVYCRIVESFTHGNLSSYHVFDHSASQQMQNAMPCSTDYDRPSELVVQSTPPSVDRVYTRREVTHNHSSQRAELSSVLDLERVDITSVIARRPGGCGFGMLWNHLRLHAHLLMMDAGWKIEGKERGNKSKIEGNKERWNKSKIDLMYESPDKLMRLASLARAWKCFGEWLLIRSSRVDGDDRGKEWSNMHDFLCDLKYTLLCLEHEARRAEQSMSFMHQWRLLDPFMAVVCIEKKVAALRNGVPLKAVNSTVYSPQS; this is encoded by the coding sequence ATGGATGGGATGGACTTCCTGGCCGGAATGGGCATGAACGAGGAGGATCTTATGACGATGGTGTTTGAAAAGAATGTTGCTGAGCTGAGAGAAGACACATTTGATGGTTCTGAGGAGGAAAGGCAAATCTTTGAGGAGATTTTCGGCTGCGGGCAGAACACTTCACAACCAGGCGCAAGCAAAACATCTAGCGCGCCATCCGGCTCTGCCTCCAGCGGCAAGATGGTCTACTGCCGCATAGTGGAGTCCTTCACTCACGGCAACCTATCGAGCTATCATGTCTTCGATCACAGTGCTAGTCAACAGATGCAGAACGCAATGCCTTGTAGTACGGATTATGACAGGCCTTCTGAACTCGTGGTACAGTCGACGCCACCTTCCGTTGATCGGGTGTACACTCGCAGGGAGGTGACACACAATCACAGCAGCCAGAGAGCAGAACTTTCCAGTGTCCTGGATTTGGAGAGGGTTGACATCACCAGCGTGATCGCGCGGCGGCCGGGCGGCTGTGGCTTTGGAATGCTCTGGAACCATCTCCGGCTGCACGCGCATCTTCTGATGATGGACGCCGGGTGGAAGATCGAGGGCAAGGAACGAGGGAACAAGAGTAAGATCGAGGGCAACAAGGAAAGGTGGAACAAGAGTAAGATCGACCTCATGTACGAGTCGCCCGACAAGCTCATGCGCCTGGCTTCTCTTGCTAGGGCTTGGAAATGCTTTGGTGAGTGGCTGCTGATCCGTTCGTCCAGAGTTGATGGAGATGACCGTGGAAAGGAATGGTCCAACATGCATGACTTTCTGTGTGATTTGAAGTACACGTTGCTGTGCTTGGAACACGAGGCCCGGCGCGCCGAGCAATCGATGTCTTTCATGCACCAGTGGCGGCTGCTCGATCCTTTCATGGCGGTGGTTTGCATCGAGAAGAAGGTCGCAGCGCTGCGGAATGGAGTGCCACTGAAGGCTGTGAACAGCACAGTCTACAGTCCTCAGTCATAG